A window of the Psychrilyobacter piezotolerans genome harbors these coding sequences:
- a CDS encoding 5-oxoproline transporter, DUF979 family subunit, with translation MGIIAFAAFAVITAGIGIPFVFSQGVDPAIAGALGLTAGYCGTLLTPMAANFNIVPAAIMDMKNKNGVILAQAPVAIAMLGIHIVLMYFWAF, from the coding sequence ATCGGAATAATTGCCTTTGCAGCATTTGCAGTGATTACAGCGGGAATAGGAATACCCTTTGTATTTTCTCAGGGAGTAGATCCGGCTATTGCAGGGGCATTAGGACTTACAGCAGGATACTGCGGGACACTGCTTACACCAATGGCTGCCAATTTTAATATAGTTCCCGCAGCAATTATGGATATGAAAAATAAAAATGGTGTTATTTTAGCCCAGGCACCGGTGGCAATAGCAATGCTGGGGATCCATATTGTACTTATGTATTTTTGGGCATTTTAA
- a CDS encoding ABC transporter ATP-binding protein, whose amino-acid sequence MKVIEVIDLKRVYNSKIGIFNKKSVATEALKGISFSVEKGEVFGLLGPNGAGKTTTIKILTTMLLPTSGKVTILGNDISKATNKIRPRINFIFGGERSLYWRLSAYENLRYFSDLYKIDIKTQRKVIPELLELVGLSEKAHHKVETFSKGMKQRLQIARGLINKPEILFLDEPTIGLDPTSAIELRKIIKNLVSKGTTILITTHYMQEAEELCDRVSIISDGQILAIGETSNLIKENGKKTLEDLYLKVVGDGYEG is encoded by the coding sequence ATGAAGGTTATCGAGGTTATTGATTTAAAAAGAGTTTATAATTCTAAAATAGGTATCTTTAATAAAAAGTCAGTTGCAACAGAAGCTTTAAAGGGGATAAGTTTCTCTGTTGAAAAAGGAGAAGTATTTGGCTTATTAGGACCAAATGGAGCAGGAAAAACTACAACAATTAAGATTTTAACTACTATGTTACTTCCAACATCTGGAAAGGTTACTATTCTTGGTAATGATATATCAAAAGCAACCAATAAAATTAGACCTAGAATTAATTTTATTTTTGGTGGGGAACGTAGTCTTTATTGGAGGTTATCAGCCTATGAAAATTTAAGATATTTTTCAGACCTGTATAAGATAGATATTAAAACTCAAAGAAAAGTTATTCCAGAACTACTTGAATTAGTTGGTTTGTCAGAAAAAGCCCACCATAAAGTAGAGACATTTTCAAAAGGGATGAAACAAAGACTACAAATAGCAAGAGGACTTATCAATAAACCAGAAATACTATTTCTTGATGAGCCTACAATTGGGTTGGACCCTACAAGTGCAATAGAGTTAAGAAAAATTATAAAAAATTTAGTGTCCAAGGGAACAACTATACTTATTACAACTCACTATATGCAAGAGGCTGAGGAGCTTTGTGACAGAGTAAGTATAATCTCAGATGGACAAATTCTTGCAATAGGAGAAACTAGTAATCTAATAAAAGAAAATGGGAAAAAAACCTTAGAAGATCTCTATTTAAAGGTTGTAGGTGATGGATATGAAGGCTAA
- the pcp gene encoding pyroglutamyl-peptidase I, translating to MKLLITGFDPFGNEIINPAWEAVKLLPGKIEGVEIIKLQVPTVFKESIDILLDGIKEHKPEVVICVGQAGGRYDISVERVAINLDDARIKDNKGNQPIDEPVYQDGENAYFTSLPIKAMVEEVKKANIPASISNTAGTFVCNHIMYGLLYHINKFSLVKRGGFIHVPFIPQQVLDKKNMPCMDLKSIARGLEASIKGIYENTEDLKISGGREF from the coding sequence ATGAAGTTACTTATTACAGGATTTGATCCATTTGGAAATGAGATTATAAATCCGGCCTGGGAAGCGGTTAAACTTCTGCCGGGAAAGATAGAAGGGGTAGAAATTATTAAACTTCAAGTACCTACAGTTTTTAAAGAATCTATAGATATTCTTTTAGATGGGATAAAAGAGCACAAACCGGAAGTTGTAATCTGTGTGGGGCAGGCAGGGGGAAGGTACGATATCTCTGTAGAAAGGGTGGCTATCAATTTAGATGACGCCAGAATAAAGGACAACAAGGGAAATCAGCCCATAGATGAGCCTGTATATCAAGATGGAGAGAATGCATATTTTACAAGTCTCCCAATCAAAGCCATGGTGGAGGAGGTAAAAAAAGCAAATATACCTGCTTCGATTTCCAATACTGCCGGAACCTTTGTATGCAACCATATAATGTATGGTTTACTCTATCATATAAATAAGTTTTCTCTGGTAAAAAGGGGCGGGTTTATCCATGTACCTTTTATACCACAGCAGGTGCTGGATAAAAAAAATATGCCCTGCATGGATCTAAAGTCTATAGCTAGAGGATTGGAAGCTTCCATTAAAGGGATATATGAAAATACTGAAGATTTAAAGATATCAGGGGGAAGAGAATTTTAA
- a CDS encoding ABC transporter permease yields the protein MNFIREGIRRFFYQSLINYKGLFAWVDVKSYIFMKVFAPILKIVFFSILSSYAFKTTDISTWIIGNSFLLCTSNAIYGVGNDLILERRFGTLRFIVASPYNKFLIFLGRSIFHVIDSFITVIIGLTVGYLFFELTIPLENLAVFMGVLSVSLYSAMSIGITISSLGLCLREVHMFLNVSEMSLVVLTGASFPISRLPLFLQKVSYFTPMSRGIEAARLLVDSYDGAHLFGLILGEFLIGSLFMIIGYLLFLYVEKLSRKYATLDLY from the coding sequence ATGAACTTTATAAGAGAGGGGATAAGAAGATTTTTCTATCAATCATTAATTAATTATAAAGGGTTATTTGCTTGGGTAGATGTCAAATCCTATATATTTATGAAAGTGTTTGCACCTATCTTAAAGATAGTATTTTTTTCAATCCTATCTAGCTATGCATTTAAAACAACAGATATAAGTACATGGATAATAGGAAATTCATTTCTACTTTGTACTTCAAATGCAATTTATGGAGTGGGTAATGATCTCATTCTTGAAAGAAGATTTGGAACCCTTAGGTTTATTGTAGCTTCTCCATATAATAAATTTCTTATTTTCTTGGGGCGTAGTATATTTCATGTGATTGATTCTTTTATTACTGTCATAATAGGTTTAACAGTAGGATATCTTTTTTTTGAACTTACTATTCCTTTAGAAAATTTGGCAGTATTCATGGGAGTGCTCTCTGTAAGTCTCTATAGTGCTATGTCTATTGGGATAACTATCTCCTCTTTAGGGCTTTGTTTAAGAGAAGTACACATGTTTTTAAATGTGTCTGAAATGTCTTTAGTAGTATTAACGGGGGCATCCTTTCCTATTTCAAGGTTACCACTGTTTCTACAAAAAGTATCTTATTTTACTCCTATGAGTAGAGGGATAGAGGCTGCAAGATTACTCGTTGATAGTTATGATGGAGCTCATCTTTTTGGACTTATATTAGGTGAATTTTTAATTGGTTCACTATTTATGATTATTGGTTACCTTTTATTTTTATACGTCGAAAAACTTTCTCGTAAATATGCTACATTGGATCTTTATTAA
- a CDS encoding 4Fe-4S binding protein, with the protein MYKINRNECIECGFCSKICPKNAIVENKEFGYEITNICINCGLCAKKCPVSVIERVEG; encoded by the coding sequence ATGTACAAGATAAATAGAAATGAGTGTATAGAGTGTGGATTTTGCAGCAAAATTTGTCCTAAAAATGCTATTGTTGAAAATAAAGAATTTGGATATGAGATAACTAATATTTGTATTAATTGTGGACTCTGTGCCAAAAAATGTCCTGTAAGTGTTATTGAGAGGGTAGAAGGGTAA
- a CDS encoding 4Fe-4S binding protein has translation MRKSLLKLKVQTHWSWILLVAYFGLSIMDIRLGILGFLCMLAPIFQGFRGRGRIHCSHYCPRGAFFGRFIPELGKKRYLPVKLRSNKSKYIILGVMMTSFAFSMLSSGGTLEGIGRGMLRMMGSSLLAGIGLGMFYIPRAWCQICPMKTATKEVEKRRS, from the coding sequence ATGAGAAAGAGTTTATTAAAGTTAAAAGTTCAAACCCACTGGAGCTGGATATTGTTAGTGGCATATTTTGGACTAAGTATTATGGATATTAGACTGGGAATATTAGGTTTTCTTTGTATGCTGGCACCAATTTTTCAGGGATTTAGAGGGAGAGGGAGGATACACTGTTCCCACTATTGTCCAAGGGGAGCTTTTTTTGGTAGATTTATACCTGAACTGGGAAAAAAGAGATATCTGCCAGTTAAACTAAGAAGTAATAAAAGTAAGTATATTATTTTGGGAGTAATGATGACTTCCTTTGCTTTTTCTATGTTGAGTTCTGGAGGAACATTAGAGGGTATAGGTAGAGGGATGTTAAGAATGATGGGAAGTAGTTTACTTGCTGGTATCGGACTTGGAATGTTTTATATTCCTAGAGCATGGTGTCAAATTTGTCCAATGAAAACAGCAACTAAAGAGGTGGAAAAGAGGAGGAGTTAA
- a CDS encoding HD-GYP domain-containing protein: MKSKESLKIVIYYTLFSSLWILFSDKLLFILTQDLSLLHILGNFKGFFFIILTAFILFEMIKKSYSKIENLNEQLQKTIIESQNNQNLCMEKNLELNKINNTMGDYFNLSLKMLSPIEYKDELFILEIFKIGFRVAQESDFGSAFIVKNNKLKFIDSRGFSLEELQEMSEDINLYKFSEQNIILNKNCELDIQKKLKNKNASLTQVKESLYVGVFKNEKIIGGFNLDISKNSSKHYSRETINKIQVIQQLSNGFYKIKKSSDYKMMLQKDIVQSFITALEFHDHYTKGHSESVASYSVKIGNSLDLDEKQLDDLYWAAVMHDIGKIIIPSEILNKKGKLSGSEYKIIKEHSQMGYKIVSQSDTLKDISECILYHHERWDGKGYPKGLKEDEIPLLSQIISVADSWHAMTSERVYKKQLTTEEGVGELLKNRGTQFSPVVVDAFIKIIA, encoded by the coding sequence ATGAAGTCTAAAGAATCGTTAAAAATTGTTATATATTATACATTATTCAGTTCTTTATGGATATTGTTTTCCGATAAGCTGCTTTTTATCCTGACCCAGGATTTATCGTTGTTACATATTCTAGGTAATTTTAAAGGGTTCTTCTTTATTATTTTGACAGCTTTTATATTGTTTGAAATGATTAAAAAAAGTTATTCTAAAATTGAAAATTTAAACGAGCAGCTGCAAAAAACCATTATCGAATCACAAAATAACCAAAATCTGTGTATGGAAAAAAACTTGGAATTGAATAAAATAAATAATACTATGGGTGATTATTTCAATCTTTCTTTGAAAATGCTGAGTCCCATTGAATATAAAGATGAATTATTCATTTTAGAGATCTTTAAAATTGGATTTAGGGTAGCTCAGGAGAGTGATTTTGGGAGTGCTTTTATTGTAAAAAATAATAAATTAAAATTTATTGATTCTAGAGGTTTTAGCTTAGAAGAGTTACAAGAGATGTCTGAAGATATAAATCTTTATAAATTTTCAGAACAAAATATAATTTTAAATAAAAATTGTGAACTTGATATCCAAAAAAAGTTAAAAAATAAAAATGCATCCTTAACCCAGGTAAAAGAATCTCTCTATGTTGGAGTATTTAAGAATGAAAAAATTATCGGGGGATTTAATCTGGATATAAGTAAAAACTCCTCCAAACATTATTCCCGTGAAACTATAAATAAAATCCAGGTGATTCAGCAGCTTTCAAATGGGTTTTATAAGATAAAAAAATCCAGTGACTATAAGATGATGCTGCAAAAGGATATTGTCCAGTCTTTTATTACAGCTTTAGAATTTCATGATCATTATACAAAGGGTCATTCTGAATCGGTGGCATCATACAGCGTTAAAATAGGAAATTCATTGGATTTGGATGAAAAACAACTGGATGATCTGTACTGGGCTGCAGTTATGCATGATATCGGAAAAATAATAATCCCCAGTGAAATTTTGAATAAAAAAGGTAAATTAAGTGGTTCTGAATATAAAATTATCAAAGAGCACTCCCAGATGGGATATAAAATAGTATCACAGAGTGATACTCTAAAAGATATCTCTGAGTGTATTTTATATCACCATGAAAGATGGGATGGAAAGGGTTATCCCAAAGGGCTCAAGGAAGATGAAATTCCCCTGTTATCTCAGATTATATCTGTGGCAGATTCGTGGCATGCTATGACATCGGAAAGGGTGTATAAAAAACAACTGACCACAGAAGAAGGTGTAGGGGAACTCCTAAAAAACAGAGGGACACAATTTTCTCCTGTAGTTGTAGACGCATTTATAAAAATCATTGCTTAA
- a CDS encoding TetR/AcrR family transcriptional regulator: MGKQDTIEKILKCAMSLFSQKGYTLTTTKEIAKEAGVSEMTVFRHFESKKNLFEKVFNEYVFLPNIKFIFENNLEWDLEKDLLKISHIYQDILSKNKKIILMELKNKELTSELSSPLFKFPIEFKKLLIEYFYKMKEKDNIKYDPEIIAINFLSSNFGIFISFLMVDNLTDDIDMEVSISSFVSVFTKGITS, from the coding sequence ATGGGTAAACAAGATACAATAGAAAAAATTTTAAAATGTGCTATGAGTCTTTTCTCTCAAAAAGGATATACGCTTACCACAACAAAGGAAATAGCTAAAGAAGCAGGAGTTAGTGAAATGACGGTCTTTAGACATTTTGAAAGTAAGAAAAACTTATTTGAAAAAGTATTTAATGAATATGTTTTTTTACCAAATATCAAGTTTATTTTTGAAAATAATTTGGAATGGGATTTAGAAAAGGATTTACTCAAAATTAGTCATATTTATCAAGATATATTATCTAAAAATAAAAAGATAATTTTAATGGAATTAAAAAATAAAGAACTAACGTCAGAATTAAGTTCACCTTTATTTAAATTTCCAATAGAATTTAAAAAATTATTAATTGAATACTTTTATAAAATGAAGGAAAAAGATAATATAAAATACGATCCAGAAATCATAGCAATCAATTTTTTATCTTCTAATTTTGGGATATTTATTAGTTTTTTAATGGTAGATAATTTAACAGATGATATAGACATGGAAGTTAGTATTTCAAGTTTTGTGAGTGTATTTACTAAGGGGATAACCTCTTAG
- a CDS encoding ABC transporter permease has product MDMKANLRVFISSIFLQMRQSFGRSMFRFCMIVYPILYGFTLYMIYMDSSNEKIINYVMFGTAVASLWGTISFSSAGDIDRERFMGALEIIFNSPTNFFLIMFGKVVGNTILGTLSMLISIFFVSIAFSIPIIIVDLSKFILVFIIGLSSFIGIAMMLSGLLAVSRSTRIFMNILDYPMMILSGVAFPISLLPSSLIPISYSLAPTHFLLLIRMCISGIDNLHSFYIHLGYLIGLTTIYGILSYFLYKIIDIKAREKATLGVI; this is encoded by the coding sequence ATGGATATGAAGGCTAACCTCAGAGTTTTTATATCTAGTATATTTCTTCAAATGAGACAGTCTTTTGGAAGGTCTATGTTTAGGTTTTGTATGATTGTTTATCCTATTCTATATGGCTTTACTCTATATATGATTTATATGGATAGCTCTAATGAAAAAATTATTAACTATGTGATGTTTGGAACAGCAGTTGCTAGTTTATGGGGAACAATTAGTTTTTCTTCAGCAGGGGATATTGATAGAGAAAGGTTTATGGGGGCTTTAGAGATAATATTCAACTCACCTACAAACTTTTTCCTCATTATGTTTGGAAAGGTAGTTGGAAATACTATATTAGGTACACTCTCTATGCTTATAAGTATATTTTTCGTGTCTATAGCATTTTCAATTCCTATAATTATAGTAGATCTATCCAAATTTATTCTAGTTTTCATTATAGGTTTATCCTCATTTATAGGAATTGCAATGATGCTATCGGGATTATTAGCTGTATCAAGGAGTACACGAATATTTATGAATATCTTAGACTATCCTATGATGATACTGTCTGGGGTAGCGTTTCCCATATCCTTGCTACCATCTAGTTTGATACCAATATCATATTCCTTAGCACCTACACATTTCTTACTTCTTATTAGAATGTGTATTAGTGGAATAGACAATCTTCATTCATTCTATATTCATCTTGGCTACTTAATAGGCCTGACAACAATATATGGTATTTTAAGCTATTTTCTATATAAAATTATTGATATAAAGGCTAGAGAAAAAGCTACTTTGGGGGTGATATAA
- a CDS encoding ArsR/SmtB family transcription factor, with the protein MNKKNIIIGKSVVAESLGYLCMLASDMLIKLPSELEDSFNFFIKNNVSLESIGELFLEIDCMLPTINFINVLKTMDEDKFIYCILGERVPIAIIKNRTLEEIKDVGLRENTLFCLENIKELKEHLINLLTKTEKILESSKDNLYEKGHKEFTAYIKSQLIKMHPLNLAQELMGKQFYRISDYKNYIFISTYYNNNPCIRYFNDNTLIVLKNIKSTEDKFTPEELVNFTKVLSDKTRLKILRYITHKPSFGIELSEHFNVSRPTISHHLDSLKKLDLVHIERDKNTKYYSLNKITYKKFLSELNNFIMND; encoded by the coding sequence ATGAATAAAAAAAATATTATTATAGGTAAATCTGTAGTTGCTGAAAGTCTAGGATATCTATGTATGTTAGCTAGTGATATGCTTATCAAGTTACCTAGTGAACTTGAAGATAGTTTTAATTTTTTTATTAAAAATAACGTTTCTCTAGAAAGTATTGGAGAGTTATTTTTAGAAATTGATTGTATGCTTCCAACTATCAATTTTATTAATGTTTTAAAAACTATGGATGAAGACAAATTCATCTATTGTATATTAGGAGAGCGTGTTCCTATAGCTATTATTAAGAATAGAACCTTAGAAGAGATAAAGGATGTTGGCCTTCGTGAAAATACCTTATTTTGTTTGGAAAACATAAAAGAACTTAAAGAACATCTAATTAATCTGCTAACTAAAACAGAGAAGATTTTAGAATCTTCTAAAGATAATTTGTATGAAAAAGGCCATAAAGAGTTTACTGCTTATATAAAGAGTCAATTGATTAAAATGCATCCTCTTAATCTTGCTCAGGAACTAATGGGGAAGCAATTTTATCGTATTTCAGACTATAAAAATTATATCTTTATTTCTACCTACTATAACAACAATCCTTGCATTAGGTATTTTAATGATAATACCCTAATTGTTCTAAAAAATATTAAATCTACTGAAGATAAATTCACTCCAGAAGAACTTGTAAATTTTACAAAGGTACTTTCAGATAAAACAAGGCTAAAGATTCTTAGGTATATTACTCATAAACCTTCATTTGGAATAGAGCTTTCTGAACATTTTAATGTTAGTCGTCCAACAATATCACATCATTTGGATAGTCTTAAAAAATTAGATCTTGTTCACATAGAAAGAGATAAAAATACAAAATACTATAGTCTTAATAAAATTACTTATAAAAAGTTTCTTAGTGAACTGAATAACTTTATTATGAACGATTAA
- a CDS encoding 4Fe-4S binding protein: MKAKSKIRNTMLKFIAKPRMNKVLKLEQNVYNNKNSYKSTAASPERFEILYEMLKLKDENVKLPGFPKTLPIIASSISDIKNTLNLLSENSGHTAKKVNKEFIKELEEYAKSLGVASIGYTKVPRKYIFKDFAIMYDNAIVFTLEMDKDIIETAPSYSTGVMVHKTYNKLGKISMKIAEFLRKNGCDVHAAHPLMGQTLYPALGELAGLGFHGNHGMLITPEFGPRVRIAAVYTNIENLPINLSNKHKWIEEFCSKCKLCEKKCPGKAIFQNPIKNEYGIIKSIDSYKCFKNFSENHGCSICIKVCPFNQVGYEKLYNVYKANNTKD; encoded by the coding sequence ATGAAAGCAAAATCAAAAATTAGAAACACTATGTTAAAATTTATAGCTAAACCTCGTATGAATAAGGTTTTGAAATTAGAACAAAATGTATATAATAATAAAAATTCATATAAGTCTACTGCAGCTTCTCCTGAGAGATTTGAAATATTATATGAAATGTTAAAACTAAAAGATGAAAATGTTAAACTACCGGGTTTTCCTAAAACGCTTCCAATTATAGCATCGAGTATTTCGGATATTAAAAATACATTGAATTTATTAAGTGAAAATAGTGGACATACTGCAAAAAAAGTTAATAAAGAATTTATAAAAGAGTTAGAAGAATATGCAAAATCACTTGGTGTTGCTTCAATAGGTTATACAAAGGTTCCAAGAAAATATATATTTAAAGATTTTGCAATAATGTATGATAATGCTATTGTTTTTACGCTGGAGATGGATAAGGATATAATAGAAACTGCACCTAGTTACAGTACTGGAGTTATGGTTCATAAGACTTATAATAAACTTGGAAAAATATCTATGAAAATTGCTGAGTTTTTAAGAAAAAATGGGTGCGATGTGCATGCTGCTCATCCATTAATGGGGCAAACGTTATATCCTGCATTAGGAGAGTTGGCGGGACTTGGGTTTCATGGAAATCATGGAATGCTAATAACGCCTGAATTTGGACCAAGAGTAAGGATAGCGGCTGTTTATACTAATATAGAAAATCTTCCTATCAATTTGAGTAATAAACATAAGTGGATAGAAGAATTTTGCAGTAAGTGTAAACTCTGTGAAAAAAAATGCCCAGGGAAAGCAATTTTTCAAAATCCAATAAAAAACGAATATGGAATTATTAAGAGTATTGATAGTTATAAATGCTTTAAAAATTTTTCTGAAAATCATGGATGTAGCATTTGTATTAAAGTCTGTCCATTTAACCAAGTAGGTTATGAGAAACTATATAATGTTTATAAAGCCAATAATACTAAAGATTAA
- a CDS encoding RelA/SpoT domain-containing protein, translated as MHKLNKDEFFKTFDISKEYFTSTGLEWDNLNKIYADYCKIVPLLEKEAEHIVSKLIDVPLVHSVRRRVKEPSHLIEKIIRKGKKYHDLNIDVTNYTKIVTDLIGIRVLHLFKDDWINLHKSITDIWETKEIPQLNVRYGDYNMENLEDQLKDIDCEIIIREYGYRSVHYLIGANISKSKETFIEIQARTVFEEAWSEIDHIIRYPYDTDNPILTEYLAIFNRIAGSADEMGMFIKKLKAEVGNNGKELGNNSKRELDLKFK; from the coding sequence ATACATAAATTAAATAAAGACGAATTTTTTAAAACCTTTGACATTTCAAAAGAATACTTTACTTCTACAGGATTGGAGTGGGATAATTTAAATAAAATCTATGCCGATTATTGCAAAATAGTTCCGCTGTTAGAAAAAGAAGCCGAACATATAGTTTCTAAATTAATAGATGTACCTTTAGTTCATTCTGTGAGAAGAAGGGTCAAAGAGCCCAGCCATCTGATTGAAAAGATTATCAGAAAAGGAAAAAAATACCACGATCTAAATATCGACGTAACCAACTATACAAAGATTGTTACCGACCTGATCGGTATCAGAGTTTTACACCTGTTCAAAGACGACTGGATAAACTTACATAAGAGTATCACAGATATCTGGGAAACCAAGGAGATCCCCCAGCTGAATGTAAGATACGGTGATTATAATATGGAAAATTTAGAAGACCAGTTAAAGGATATTGACTGTGAAATTATAATAAGGGAGTACGGATATAGGTCTGTACACTACCTCATTGGAGCTAATATTTCAAAATCTAAAGAGACCTTCATAGAGATTCAGGCTAGGACAGTATTTGAAGAGGCTTGGAGTGAGATTGATCACATTATCAGATATCCCTACGATACAGATAACCCTATCCTGACTGAATACCTGGCAATTTTTAACAGAATAGCCGGAAGTGCAGATGAGATGGGAATGTTCATAAAAAAATTAAAGGCCGAAGTAGGAAATAACGGTAAAGAACTAGGAAATAATAGTAAAAGGGAACTGGATTTAAAATTTAAATAA
- a CDS encoding YhdH/YhfP family quinone oxidoreductase, whose protein sequence is MDFKAIRIFEEEGKFIPKIVKRNIGDLPEGDVVIKVIYSSLNYKDALSCSGNKGVTRNFPHTPGIDAAGTVYSSENSDFKVGEEVFITGYDLGMNTDGGFGEYIRVPSSWIIKKPKNLSLKEAMIYGTAGFTSALSVYELISMIEPEDGPILVTGASGGVGSHAVKFLVKLGYEVVGVVGNEEKKDFLLSLGARETIIRNEFKDLSNRAMLKQTWAGVIDTVGGDPLSMAIRSLKYGGAATTCGNVAGGEIPHMNVYPFILRGVRLIGIDSVQCPKEKREEVWNILADSWKGDQLEDGIQEVLLEEMLEKVQDMLNSKLIGRVILKHSS, encoded by the coding sequence ATGGATTTTAAAGCTATTAGAATTTTTGAGGAAGAGGGAAAATTTATCCCTAAGATTGTTAAAAGAAATATAGGGGATCTTCCAGAGGGAGATGTAGTTATCAAGGTCATCTATTCGTCCTTAAATTATAAGGATGCATTATCCTGCTCTGGAAATAAAGGTGTTACAAGAAATTTTCCGCATACTCCGGGAATAGATGCCGCAGGAACAGTTTATTCATCTGAGAATTCTGATTTTAAAGTTGGAGAGGAAGTTTTTATCACAGGATATGATCTGGGGATGAATACAGATGGAGGATTTGGTGAATATATCAGGGTTCCATCCAGCTGGATAATAAAAAAACCTAAAAATTTGAGTTTAAAAGAAGCTATGATCTACGGAACAGCAGGTTTTACATCGGCACTGTCTGTCTATGAATTAATTTCAATGATAGAACCTGAGGACGGACCAATCCTTGTAACTGGGGCTTCTGGTGGTGTTGGAAGTCATGCCGTTAAATTTTTAGTTAAATTAGGATATGAAGTAGTGGGTGTTGTTGGAAATGAAGAAAAGAAAGATTTTTTATTAAGTTTAGGAGCTCGTGAAACTATAATTAGGAATGAATTTAAAGACCTGTCTAATAGAGCTATGTTAAAACAAACTTGGGCAGGTGTAATTGATACAGTTGGAGGAGATCCCCTGTCTATGGCTATCAGATCCCTAAAGTATGGTGGAGCAGCAACTACTTGTGGAAATGTAGCGGGAGGAGAGATTCCTCATATGAATGTGTATCCTTTTATATTGAGGGGAGTACGCCTTATAGGAATCGATTCTGTTCAGTGTCCTAAAGAAAAAAGGGAAGAGGTATGGAATATCCTGGCTGATTCCTGGAAGGGAGACCAATTAGAAGACGGAATTCAAGAGGTTTTATTGGAGGAGATGTTAGAAAAAGTACAGGATATGTTGAATTCAAAGCTGATTGGAAGGGTAATTCTAAAGCATTCAAGTTAG